Proteins from a genomic interval of Ramlibacter algicola:
- a CDS encoding NAD-dependent succinate-semialdehyde dehydrogenase, whose product MTYPNTQLFIAGQWQDAADGKTLAVFNPATGKEIGRVAHASTADLDKALAAAQKGFETWRDMTPAARSVIMRKAAGFMRERAEAIGRLLTQEQGKPLAEAKGEAMAAADIIEWFAEEGFRVYGRTVASRWKPEVRQLVVKDPVGPVAAFTPWNFPINQVVRKVGAALAAGCSMLVKAPEETPAGPAELIRAFHDAGLPPGVLGLVYGNPAEISSYLIPHPTIRKVTFTGSTPVGKQLAAMAGQHMKRVTMELGGHAPVIVCEDADIALAVKSAGAAKFRNAGQVCISPTRFLVHESVKNEFAKALAQYAEGLKVGDGLAEGTQMGPLANPRRLTAMAEFHEDAVKKGAQVLTGGARIGDAGNFWQPTVLADVPLEAKIFNDEPFGPVAAIRSFSKLEDAIAEANRLSYGLAGYAFTKSLKNADLLTRRVEVGMLWMNMPAMPSAEMPFGGIKDSGYGSEGGPEALEAYLNVRSVSIANV is encoded by the coding sequence ATGACCTACCCCAACACGCAACTCTTCATCGCCGGCCAGTGGCAGGACGCCGCGGACGGCAAGACCCTGGCGGTCTTCAACCCGGCAACCGGCAAGGAGATCGGCCGCGTCGCGCATGCGTCCACGGCCGACCTGGACAAGGCGCTGGCCGCCGCGCAGAAGGGCTTCGAGACCTGGCGCGACATGACGCCCGCCGCGCGCAGCGTGATCATGCGCAAGGCCGCCGGCTTCATGCGCGAGCGCGCCGAGGCGATCGGCCGCCTGCTGACGCAGGAGCAGGGCAAGCCGCTGGCGGAAGCCAAGGGCGAGGCGATGGCCGCCGCCGACATCATCGAGTGGTTCGCGGAGGAAGGCTTCCGCGTGTACGGCCGCACGGTCGCTTCGCGCTGGAAGCCCGAAGTGCGCCAGCTCGTGGTGAAGGACCCGGTCGGCCCCGTCGCCGCCTTCACGCCGTGGAACTTCCCGATCAACCAGGTGGTGCGCAAGGTCGGCGCCGCGCTGGCGGCGGGCTGCTCGATGCTGGTCAAGGCACCGGAAGAGACGCCGGCCGGTCCTGCCGAACTGATTCGCGCGTTCCACGACGCCGGCCTGCCGCCCGGCGTGCTGGGCCTCGTGTACGGCAACCCGGCCGAGATCTCCAGCTACCTGATCCCGCACCCGACGATCCGCAAGGTCACGTTCACCGGCTCGACGCCGGTGGGCAAGCAGCTGGCCGCGATGGCGGGCCAGCACATGAAGCGCGTGACGATGGAACTGGGTGGCCACGCCCCGGTGATCGTCTGCGAGGACGCCGACATCGCGCTGGCGGTGAAGTCCGCCGGCGCCGCCAAGTTCCGCAACGCGGGCCAGGTGTGCATCTCGCCGACGCGCTTCCTCGTGCACGAGAGCGTGAAGAACGAGTTCGCCAAGGCGCTCGCCCAGTACGCCGAAGGCCTGAAGGTCGGTGACGGCCTCGCCGAAGGCACGCAGATGGGCCCGCTGGCCAACCCGCGCCGCCTCACCGCGATGGCCGAGTTCCACGAGGACGCGGTGAAGAAGGGCGCGCAGGTGCTGACCGGCGGCGCGCGCATCGGCGACGCCGGCAACTTCTGGCAACCCACCGTGCTGGCCGACGTGCCCCTCGAAGCGAAGATCTTCAACGACGAGCCCTTCGGCCCCGTCGCCGCGATCCGCAGCTTCAGCAAGCTCGAGGACGCGATCGCCGAAGCGAACCGCCTGTCGTACGGCCTCGCGGGCTATGCGTTCACCAAGTCGCTGAAGAACGCCGACCTGCTGACCCGCCGCGTCGAAGTCGGCATGCTGTGGATGAACATGCCCGCCATGCCCAGCGCCGAGATGCCCTTCGGCGGCATCAAGGACTCCGGCTACGGCAGCGAAGGCGGCCCCGAAGCGCTCGAGGCCTACCTCAACGTGCGTTCGGTTTCCATCGCCAACGTTTGA
- a CDS encoding DUF1810 domain-containing protein, translating to MEREDGLDRFVAAQDGVMADAVQELREGRKRTHWMWFVFPQLAGLGSSPTAQRYAIRSLDEARAYLAHPVLGHRLRECCELLLEAPTSDAHAIFGSPDDMKLRSCLTLFSAVAPAEPLFRDVLARFYAGAPDARTLQLLGSAA from the coding sequence ATGGAACGCGAGGACGGACTGGACCGTTTCGTGGCCGCGCAGGATGGCGTGATGGCCGACGCCGTGCAGGAATTGCGCGAAGGCCGCAAGCGCACGCACTGGATGTGGTTCGTGTTCCCGCAGCTCGCCGGGCTCGGCAGCAGCCCGACCGCGCAGCGCTATGCGATCCGCTCGCTCGACGAAGCACGCGCCTATCTCGCGCATCCCGTGCTCGGCCACAGGCTGCGCGAGTGCTGCGAACTCCTGCTCGAGGCGCCCACCAGCGACGCGCACGCGATCTTCGGTTCGCCCGACGACATGAAGCTGCGTTCGTGCCTCACGCTGTTCTCGGCCGTGGCGCCGGCCGAGCCGTTGTTCCGCGACGTGCTCGCGCGCTTCTACGCCGGCGCGCCGGACGCGCGCACCCTGCAGCTGCTCGGCTCGGCTGCCTGA
- a CDS encoding UDP-glucuronic acid decarboxylase family protein encodes MRRYNGRSQILVTGGAGFLGSHLCERLLQDGHEVLCVDNFFTGARRNIEHLLDHPRFDLVRHDVTQPLVVEVDEIYNLACPASPVHYQHNPVQTIKTSVHGAINVLNLAQHCGARVFQASTSEVYGDPDIHPQPESYWGRVNPVGVRSCYDEGKRCAETLFLDYHRQYGVDVRVARIFNTYGPRMHPNDGRVVSNFIVQALRGDDITIYGKGEQTRSFCFVDDLVEGFVRFMQKDGPLPGPINLGNPREFTMLQLAEQVINLTNSASKIVFRPLPQDDPKQRQPDIRHAREMLDWQPTVELKEGLARTITWFDAMLKAGH; translated from the coding sequence ATGCGCCGCTACAACGGGAGAAGCCAGATCCTGGTGACGGGCGGCGCGGGGTTCCTGGGCAGCCACCTGTGCGAACGCCTGCTGCAGGACGGCCACGAGGTGCTGTGCGTCGACAACTTCTTCACCGGCGCGCGCCGCAACATCGAGCACCTGCTGGACCATCCGCGCTTCGACCTGGTGCGGCACGACGTCACGCAGCCGCTGGTGGTCGAAGTCGACGAGATCTACAACCTGGCCTGCCCCGCATCGCCCGTGCACTACCAGCACAACCCGGTGCAGACCATCAAGACCAGCGTGCACGGCGCCATCAACGTGCTGAACCTCGCGCAGCACTGCGGCGCGCGCGTGTTCCAGGCCTCGACCAGCGAGGTGTACGGCGACCCCGACATCCACCCGCAGCCCGAGAGCTACTGGGGGCGCGTCAACCCCGTCGGCGTGCGCAGCTGCTACGACGAGGGCAAGCGCTGCGCCGAGACACTGTTCCTGGACTACCACCGCCAGTACGGCGTCGACGTCCGCGTGGCGCGCATCTTCAACACCTACGGCCCGCGCATGCATCCCAACGATGGGCGCGTGGTCAGCAACTTCATCGTCCAGGCGCTGCGCGGCGACGACATCACCATCTACGGCAAGGGCGAGCAGACGCGCAGCTTCTGCTTCGTCGACGACCTCGTCGAAGGCTTCGTGCGCTTCATGCAGAAGGACGGCCCGCTGCCCGGCCCGATCAACCTGGGCAACCCGCGCGAGTTCACGATGCTGCAGCTCGCCGAGCAGGTGATCAACCTCACCAACTCGGCCTCGAAGATCGTGTTCCGGCCGCTGCCGCAGGACGATCCCAAGCAGCGCCAACCGGACATCCGGCATGCCAGGGAGATGCTCGACTGGCAGCCCACCGTCGAACTGAAGGAAGGCCTGGCGCGCACCATCACCTGGTTCGACGCGATGCTGAAGGCCGGGCACTGA
- a CDS encoding DUF1003 domain-containing protein, whose product MTTSAPAPPGRPPPPDARHVADVTRANVEAMRHLDELQTRKRSFADRVADLVARACGHIVFVLTHFVALVAWVLWNTLAPEEVRIDPFPFTFLTMWASVEAIFLSSFVLISQNYQMRMSERRNQLDLQINLLAEQENSKMLLLLEEIARRVGALEGDDPEVGVLVQAAEPDMLARQIDEAYEEPAPAAATRAPR is encoded by the coding sequence ATGACCACCTCTGCCCCTGCGCCGCCGGGCAGGCCGCCGCCCCCTGATGCGCGGCATGTCGCCGACGTCACGCGCGCCAACGTGGAGGCGATGCGGCACCTCGACGAGCTGCAGACCCGCAAGCGCAGCTTTGCGGACCGCGTGGCGGACCTGGTGGCGCGCGCCTGCGGCCACATCGTGTTCGTGCTCACGCATTTCGTGGCCCTGGTCGCGTGGGTGCTGTGGAACACGCTCGCGCCGGAGGAGGTGCGCATCGACCCGTTCCCGTTCACGTTCCTCACCATGTGGGCGTCGGTGGAGGCGATCTTCCTGTCGTCGTTCGTGCTGATCTCGCAGAACTACCAGATGCGCATGTCCGAGCGGCGCAACCAGCTGGACCTGCAGATCAACCTGCTGGCGGAGCAGGAGAACTCGAAGATGCTGCTGTTGCTGGAGGAAATCGCGCGCCGCGTCGGCGCGCTGGAAGGCGACGACCCGGAAGTCGGCGTGCTCGTGCAAGCGGCCGAACCCGACATGCTGGCGCGCCAGATCGACGAAGCCTACGAAGAGCCTGCGCCGGCTGCTGCCACACGCGCGCCACGCTGA
- a CDS encoding histidine phosphatase family protein, with amino-acid sequence MTTFLLVRHGAHDWLGRGIAGRLGDVSLNAQGWTQAEDLVHRLEGRELHALYSSPQPRARQTIAPLAGRRRLKVEVAPAFDEIDFGDWTGREFGQLQGDPLWQHWNERRGSARPPKGEAFAEVQQRAVHGVEDLRRRHPGRTVLVASHGDVIKAIVATVLGMSLDLLERFDIAPASVSVLEAGDGWLQLKLLNCVA; translated from the coding sequence GTGACCACCTTCCTGCTCGTGCGCCACGGGGCGCACGACTGGCTGGGCCGCGGCATCGCCGGCCGGCTCGGCGACGTGTCGCTGAACGCGCAGGGCTGGACGCAGGCCGAGGACCTCGTGCACCGGCTCGAGGGGCGCGAACTGCACGCCCTCTACAGCAGCCCGCAGCCCCGGGCCCGGCAGACCATCGCACCGCTTGCCGGCCGCCGGCGGCTGAAGGTGGAGGTGGCCCCTGCGTTCGACGAGATCGACTTCGGCGACTGGACCGGCCGCGAGTTCGGCCAGTTGCAGGGCGACCCGTTGTGGCAGCACTGGAACGAGCGCCGCGGCAGCGCCCGCCCGCCGAAGGGGGAAGCGTTCGCGGAGGTCCAGCAGCGCGCCGTGCACGGCGTCGAAGACCTGCGCCGCCGCCACCCCGGCCGCACCGTGCTGGTCGCTTCGCACGGCGACGTGATCAAGGCGATCGTCGCCACCGTGCTGGGCATGTCGCTGGACCTGCTCGAGCGGTTCGACATCGCCCCCGCCTCGGTGTCCGTGCTGGAAGCCGGCGACGGCTGGTTGCAGTTGAAGCTGTTGAACTGCGTGGCCTGA
- a CDS encoding beta-xylosidase: MLEAVKFWNEPNNKSHWDLELDPGWPKFAQMVQLAATAVKAESPSLTRVLGGISPIDPTFLTLLREQGALADMHAVAVHGFPLDWNHWTIHEWPEKLAEIQAVTPLPVWVTEVGVSTFGAEEVQAWGLKRTAELLIGRAPRIHWYSLYDLPKAWPATTRHREAEGSSYYRHFHMGLLLEDGTPKLAAKHFHEFAPELGICQWFHFEDHRLEDAVRWLKRLGVTRLRTGLSWADSFRPGCDAWFDRQMQALDGFDVTVTFCFTPEQRGLQPHHTSAPQVPEEFAEFCARMVRRYAPAQGAAAAAEPAGAAALA; the protein is encoded by the coding sequence ATGCTCGAAGCCGTCAAGTTCTGGAACGAGCCGAACAACAAGTCGCACTGGGACCTCGAGCTGGACCCGGGGTGGCCGAAGTTCGCGCAGATGGTGCAGCTGGCTGCGACGGCGGTGAAGGCCGAGAGCCCGTCGCTCACGCGCGTGCTCGGCGGCATCTCGCCGATCGATCCGACGTTCCTGACGCTGCTACGGGAGCAGGGCGCGCTGGCGGACATGCACGCGGTGGCCGTGCACGGCTTCCCGCTCGACTGGAACCACTGGACGATCCACGAGTGGCCGGAGAAGCTCGCCGAGATCCAGGCGGTGACACCCTTGCCGGTGTGGGTCACCGAAGTCGGCGTGTCGACCTTCGGTGCGGAGGAAGTCCAAGCGTGGGGCCTGAAGCGCACCGCCGAACTGCTGATCGGCCGCGCGCCGCGCATCCACTGGTATTCGCTGTATGACCTGCCCAAGGCCTGGCCGGCGACGACGCGGCACCGCGAGGCGGAAGGCTCGAGCTACTACCGCCACTTCCACATGGGCCTGCTGCTCGAGGACGGCACGCCCAAGCTGGCGGCGAAGCACTTCCACGAGTTCGCGCCCGAACTGGGCATCTGCCAGTGGTTCCACTTCGAGGATCACCGGCTCGAGGACGCGGTGCGGTGGCTCAAGCGCCTGGGCGTGACCAGGCTGCGCACCGGCCTCTCGTGGGCCGACAGCTTCCGGCCCGGCTGCGACGCCTGGTTCGACCGCCAGATGCAAGCGCTGGACGGCTTCGACGTCACGGTGACGTTCTGCTTCACGCCCGAGCAGCGCGGCCTGCAGCCGCACCACACCAGCGCGCCGCAGGTGCCCGAGGAGTTCGCCGAGTTCTGCGCGCGCATGGTGCGCCGGTATGCGCCGGCCCAGGGCGCGGCGGCCGCCGCCGAACCCGCGGGCGCGGCCGCCCTCGCGTGA
- a CDS encoding inositol-3-phosphate synthase, with translation MSRIRVAIIGVGNCASSLVQGVHFYRDAKADEFVPGLMHVDLGGYRPGDIEFTAAFDVSAHKVGLDLGAAIYAEPNNTIRFADVPPLGVEVSRGMTHDGLGSYLKDVVPKSTRSTDDIIGILRATKTDVVVSYLPVGSEMATKWYVEQVLEAGCAFVNCIPVFIASQPYWNKRFAQRRLPIIGDDIKSQVGATIVHRILTDLFRKRGVRLDRTYQLNFGGNTDFLNMLERERLVSKKVSKTQAVTSQLGNAMDAKDVHVGPSDYVPWLQDRKFCHIRMEGTGFGNVPLSAEVKLEVWDSPNSAGVVIDAIRCAKIALDRGIGGALNGPSSYFMKSPPLQFTDDEARELVEAFIRGDELTLKPRAPTTAPTDEPSPAESPKAA, from the coding sequence ATGTCCAGGATCAGGGTGGCCATCATCGGCGTCGGCAACTGCGCGTCGTCGCTCGTCCAGGGCGTGCACTTCTACCGTGATGCGAAGGCCGACGAATTCGTGCCGGGCCTGATGCACGTGGACCTCGGTGGGTACCGCCCCGGCGACATCGAGTTCACCGCCGCCTTCGACGTCAGCGCGCACAAGGTCGGCCTCGATCTCGGTGCCGCGATCTACGCCGAGCCAAACAACACGATCCGCTTCGCCGACGTTCCGCCGCTGGGCGTCGAGGTGTCGCGCGGCATGACGCACGACGGGCTGGGCAGCTACCTGAAGGACGTGGTGCCCAAGTCCACGCGCAGCACCGACGACATCATCGGCATCCTGAGGGCGACGAAGACGGACGTCGTCGTGTCGTACCTGCCCGTGGGTTCGGAAATGGCGACCAAGTGGTACGTCGAGCAGGTGCTCGAAGCCGGCTGCGCGTTCGTCAACTGCATCCCGGTGTTCATCGCATCGCAGCCGTACTGGAACAAGCGCTTCGCGCAGCGCCGGCTGCCCATCATCGGCGACGACATCAAGAGCCAGGTTGGCGCCACCATCGTGCACCGCATCCTCACCGACCTGTTCCGCAAGCGCGGCGTGCGCCTGGACCGCACCTACCAGCTCAACTTCGGCGGCAACACCGATTTCCTCAACATGCTGGAGCGCGAGCGGCTCGTGTCCAAGAAGGTGAGCAAGACGCAGGCGGTGACCAGCCAGCTGGGAAACGCCATGGACGCGAAGGACGTGCACGTCGGCCCGAGCGACTACGTGCCGTGGCTGCAGGACCGCAAGTTCTGCCACATCCGCATGGAAGGCACCGGCTTCGGCAACGTGCCCCTGAGCGCCGAGGTGAAGCTGGAGGTGTGGGACTCGCCGAACTCCGCCGGTGTCGTGATCGATGCGATCCGCTGCGCGAAGATCGCGCTGGATCGCGGCATCGGCGGCGCGCTGAACGGGCCCTCCAGCTACTTCATGAAGTCACCGCCGCTGCAGTTCACCGACGACGAGGCGCGCGAATTGGTCGAGGCCTTCATTCGTGGGGACGAGCTCACGCTCAAGCCGCGCGCTCCTACGACCGCGCCCACCGACGAACCCAGCCCCGCCGAATCGCCGAAGGCCGCCTGA
- a CDS encoding NAD-dependent epimerase/dehydratase family protein, translating into MKHVLITGGAGFIGSHVADELLANGYRIRVLDGLDPQVHGEQRKRPDYLAPDVEVQVGDVCDKEAVRKALQGIDAVFHFAAAVGVGQSMYELAHYTRVNNLGTAVLLEQMIQEPGRKLVVASSMSLYGEGLYRNTAGQACEAGERSLEQLKQADWELHAPDGSVLMPVPTPETKPPALASIYALSKYDQERMCLMTGRAYNFPAVALRFFNAYGPRQALSNPYTGVLAIFASRLLNGSAPKIFEDGLQQRDFVSVYDVARGCRLALESQQATGDVFNIGSGRPLTVRDVAGKLAQVMGKQGIEPEIVGKYRVGDIRHCFADISRARRVLGYEPQVTIEDGMAELAAWLEGQAAVDRVSQAAAELARRGLTV; encoded by the coding sequence ATGAAACACGTTCTGATCACGGGCGGAGCAGGCTTCATCGGGTCGCACGTGGCCGACGAATTGCTCGCCAACGGATACCGCATTCGGGTGCTCGATGGCCTCGATCCGCAGGTGCACGGCGAGCAGCGCAAACGCCCCGACTATCTCGCGCCGGACGTCGAAGTCCAGGTCGGCGACGTGTGCGACAAGGAAGCGGTACGCAAGGCATTGCAGGGCATCGACGCGGTGTTCCACTTCGCGGCCGCCGTCGGCGTCGGCCAGAGCATGTACGAACTCGCGCACTACACGCGCGTGAACAATCTCGGCACCGCCGTCCTGCTGGAGCAGATGATCCAGGAGCCGGGACGCAAGCTCGTCGTCGCTTCGAGCATGAGCCTCTATGGCGAAGGCCTGTATCGAAACACGGCTGGGCAGGCCTGCGAAGCCGGTGAACGATCGCTCGAGCAGTTGAAGCAGGCCGACTGGGAACTGCACGCGCCGGATGGCAGCGTGCTCATGCCCGTGCCGACGCCGGAGACGAAGCCGCCGGCGCTGGCCTCCATCTACGCGCTGTCCAAGTACGACCAGGAGCGCATGTGCCTGATGACGGGCCGCGCCTACAACTTCCCGGCCGTCGCGCTGCGCTTCTTCAATGCGTACGGGCCGCGGCAGGCGCTGTCGAATCCATACACCGGCGTGCTCGCCATCTTCGCGTCGCGCCTGCTCAACGGCAGTGCACCGAAGATCTTCGAGGACGGCCTGCAGCAGCGCGACTTCGTCAGCGTCTACGACGTCGCGCGCGGCTGCCGGCTCGCGCTCGAGTCGCAGCAGGCGACCGGCGACGTGTTCAACATCGGCAGCGGCCGGCCGCTGACGGTACGTGACGTCGCTGGCAAGCTGGCGCAGGTGATGGGCAAGCAGGGCATCGAGCCCGAGATCGTCGGCAAGTACCGCGTCGGCGACATCCGCCACTGCTTCGCCGACATCTCCAGGGCGCGGCGCGTGCTGGGCTACGAGCCGCAGGTGACCATCGAGGACGGCATGGCGGAACTCGCCGCGTGGCTGGAAGGGCAGGCCGCCGTGGACCGCGTGTCGCAGGCCGCGGCGGAACTGGCCCGGCGGGGGTTGACCGTATGA
- a CDS encoding SDR family NAD(P)-dependent oxidoreductase has product MSEQLTLITGGAGFIGCNLAHRLLSSGRKVRVLDNLTRPGVELNLQWLREQHGDRVQVVIADIRDEKAVTQAVAGTTQVFHFAAQVAVTTSLDLPREDFLVNAQGTLNVLEAARARPVPPFVLMTSTNKVYGGLGDLQLQCLDQHYQPTDLAIRARGVSEARPLDFHSPYGCSKGAADQYVLDYARSYGLLTMVFRMSCIYGPRQFGTEDQGWVAHFILRAQRGEAITLYGDGKQVRDILFIDDLVNAFLLAEQHAEQLAGRAFNIGGGPANTISLLDLLDRIEALSGRRPATSFDAWRTGDQRYYVSDTRAYEHATGWRARVRASEGIARLYEWLLVHRRPQPAPLHAVH; this is encoded by the coding sequence ATGAGCGAACAACTCACGCTCATCACCGGTGGCGCGGGCTTCATCGGCTGCAACCTCGCACATCGCCTGCTGTCGTCCGGCCGCAAGGTCCGGGTGCTGGACAACCTCACGCGTCCCGGCGTCGAGCTGAACCTGCAGTGGCTGCGCGAGCAGCACGGCGACCGGGTGCAGGTCGTCATCGCCGACATCCGCGACGAGAAGGCGGTGACGCAGGCCGTCGCCGGCACCACGCAGGTGTTCCATTTCGCGGCCCAGGTGGCGGTGACCACCAGCCTGGACCTTCCCCGCGAAGACTTCCTCGTCAACGCGCAGGGCACGCTCAATGTGCTGGAAGCAGCGCGCGCGCGCCCGGTACCGCCCTTCGTGCTCATGACGTCGACCAACAAGGTCTACGGCGGCCTGGGCGACCTGCAACTGCAGTGCCTGGACCAGCACTACCAGCCGACCGACCTGGCCATCCGCGCGCGTGGCGTGTCGGAGGCAAGGCCACTCGACTTCCACAGCCCTTACGGCTGCTCCAAGGGCGCGGCGGACCAGTACGTGCTGGACTACGCGCGCAGCTACGGCCTGCTGACCATGGTGTTCCGCATGAGCTGCATCTACGGCCCGCGGCAGTTCGGCACCGAGGACCAGGGCTGGGTGGCGCACTTCATCCTGCGCGCGCAACGCGGCGAGGCGATCACGCTGTACGGCGACGGCAAGCAGGTGCGCGACATCCTGTTCATCGACGACCTCGTCAACGCGTTCCTGCTGGCCGAGCAGCACGCGGAGCAGCTGGCGGGCCGTGCCTTCAACATCGGTGGCGGGCCCGCCAACACGATCAGCCTGCTCGACCTGCTCGACCGCATCGAGGCGCTGTCGGGCCGCCGCCCCGCGACCTCGTTCGATGCCTGGCGCACCGGCGACCAGCGCTACTACGTGAGCGACACCCGTGCCTACGAGCACGCCACGGGCTGGCGCGCACGCGTGCGGGCCAGCGAAGGCATCGCGCGGCTGTACGAATGGTTGCTGGTGCACCGCCGCCCGCAGCCGGCGCCGCTGCACGCCGTGCACTGA
- a CDS encoding MDR/zinc-dependent alcohol dehydrogenase-like family protein, whose product MQACVITAPQVAQLQDAARPEPGPGQVLLRLEGSGVCASSIPVWEGREWFRYPQDAGGPGHEGWGRVAALGDGVTGLAVGDRVAALTYRAHAEYDLADAKAVVRLPASLDGKAVPGEPLGCAVNIFQRSEIRAGQAVAIVGIGFLGALLTQLATHAGARVIAVSRRADSLGFARRFGAQHAVVMDDHHRVLEQVKQLTGERWCERVIECTGLEWPLQLASEMCAVRGRLVIAGYHQDGMRQVNVQLWNWRGLDVINAHERDPQAYIDGMHEAVRLMEEGVLDPEPLYTHRLPLDKLGDALELTRTRPQGFMKALVLA is encoded by the coding sequence ATGCAGGCATGCGTGATCACGGCGCCCCAGGTCGCGCAGTTGCAGGACGCCGCCCGTCCCGAGCCCGGCCCCGGCCAGGTGCTGCTGCGGCTCGAAGGCTCGGGCGTGTGCGCGTCCAGCATCCCGGTCTGGGAAGGACGCGAGTGGTTCCGGTACCCGCAGGACGCGGGCGGCCCGGGACATGAAGGCTGGGGCCGCGTCGCCGCGCTCGGCGACGGCGTGACGGGGCTCGCCGTCGGCGACCGCGTCGCCGCCCTCACCTACCGTGCCCATGCCGAGTACGACCTCGCGGACGCGAAGGCGGTGGTGAGGCTGCCGGCTTCGCTCGACGGCAAGGCTGTGCCCGGCGAGCCGCTGGGCTGCGCGGTGAACATCTTCCAACGCAGCGAGATCCGCGCCGGCCAGGCGGTGGCCATCGTCGGCATCGGCTTTCTCGGCGCGCTGCTGACCCAGCTGGCGACGCATGCCGGCGCGCGCGTGATCGCCGTCTCGCGCCGCGCCGATTCGCTCGGGTTCGCGCGCCGCTTCGGCGCGCAGCACGCCGTCGTGATGGACGACCACCATCGCGTGCTCGAGCAGGTGAAGCAGCTCACCGGCGAGCGGTGGTGCGAACGGGTCATCGAATGCACCGGCCTGGAATGGCCACTGCAGCTGGCCAGCGAGATGTGCGCCGTCCGCGGCCGGCTGGTGATCGCGGGCTACCACCAGGACGGCATGCGGCAGGTCAACGTGCAGCTGTGGAACTGGCGCGGCCTGGACGTCATCAACGCGCACGAGCGCGACCCGCAGGCCTACATCGACGGCATGCACGAAGCAGTGCGGCTGATGGAAGAAGGCGTGCTCGACCCGGAACCGCTGTACACGCACCGGCTGCCGCTGGACAAGCTGGGCGACGCGCTGGAGCTGACACGCACGCGGCCGCAGGGGTTCATGAAGGCATTGGTGCTCGCATGA
- a CDS encoding Gfo/Idh/MocA family protein yields the protein MSLPRLGFLGIGWIGQHRLQALLDEQLCEVVAIADPSPEVQSKARELAPQAAVVDTLDQLLAHTLDGVVIATPSALHAQQAMQALERKVAVFCQKPLARTAQETRAILNAAREADRLLGCDLSYRHTEAMRRIRNEVVEGAIGKVYAIDLVFHNAYGPNKGWARDMQLAGGGCAIDLGTHLVDLALWVLGAPPAAKVSSSLFARGRRLPVRPDEVEDYAIATIETAEGTAIRLACSWEISAGRDAIIEAHFHGERGGASMRNRNGSFFDFVAERYDGSRVTTLSQPPDAWGGRAACDWARRLQAGARYEPAIESLQQVATLMDAIYGR from the coding sequence ATGAGCCTGCCCCGACTCGGTTTCCTCGGCATCGGCTGGATCGGCCAGCACCGCTTGCAGGCGCTGCTCGACGAGCAGCTGTGCGAGGTCGTCGCCATCGCGGATCCCTCGCCCGAGGTGCAGTCCAAGGCGCGCGAGCTCGCGCCGCAGGCCGCCGTCGTCGACACGCTCGACCAGCTGCTGGCGCACACGCTCGACGGCGTCGTGATCGCCACGCCCAGTGCTCTGCATGCGCAGCAGGCGATGCAGGCGCTGGAGCGCAAGGTCGCGGTGTTCTGCCAGAAGCCGCTCGCACGCACGGCGCAGGAAACGCGGGCGATCCTCAATGCGGCCCGCGAGGCCGATCGGCTTCTCGGCTGCGACCTGTCGTACCGCCACACCGAAGCCATGCGCCGCATCCGCAACGAGGTCGTGGAAGGCGCCATCGGCAAGGTCTATGCGATCGACCTGGTGTTCCACAACGCGTACGGCCCCAACAAGGGGTGGGCGCGCGACATGCAGCTGGCCGGTGGCGGCTGCGCGATCGACCTGGGCACGCACCTGGTCGATCTCGCCTTGTGGGTGCTGGGCGCACCGCCGGCGGCGAAAGTGTCGAGCAGCCTGTTCGCGCGCGGCCGGCGGCTGCCTGTGCGACCGGACGAAGTCGAGGATTACGCCATCGCGACGATCGAGACGGCGGAGGGAACGGCCATCCGGCTGGCTTGCTCCTGGGAGATTTCCGCCGGCCGCGACGCGATCATCGAAGCGCACTTCCATGGCGAGCGCGGCGGCGCCTCGATGCGCAACCGCAACGGCTCCTTCTTCGATTTCGTCGCCGAGCGCTACGACGGCTCGCGGGTGACGACGCTGTCGCAGCCGCCGGACGCCTGGGGCGGCCGCGCCGCGTGCGACTGGGCGCGGCGGCTGCAGGCCGGCGCCCGCTACGAGCCCGCCATCGAATCCCTGCAGCAGGTGGCCACCCTGATGGATGCGATCTATGGACGCTGA